One Stenotrophomonas maltophilia DNA window includes the following coding sequences:
- a CDS encoding LysE family translocator — MPATSDLLAFALVSLAMVLTPGPNMIYLISRSICQGPMAGLISLGGVALGFMFYMLCAALGITALLMTVPFAYDALRIGGALYLLYLAWQALKPGGRSPFAVRELPQDSPRKLFTMGFLTNLLNPKVAVMYLSLLPQFLHPDGEGSVLMQSIVLGSTQIAVSVTVNGMIALTAGSIAGFLAARPTWQVVQRWLMGTVLAGLAVRMAVEGRR; from the coding sequence ATGCCCGCCACTTCCGACCTGCTGGCCTTCGCGCTGGTTTCACTGGCCATGGTGCTCACGCCCGGACCGAACATGATCTATCTGATCTCACGCTCGATCTGCCAGGGGCCGATGGCAGGCCTGATCTCGCTGGGCGGGGTGGCGCTGGGCTTCATGTTCTACATGCTGTGTGCGGCACTGGGCATCACCGCCCTTCTGATGACCGTACCGTTCGCCTACGACGCGCTGCGCATCGGTGGCGCGCTGTACCTGCTGTACCTGGCCTGGCAGGCGCTCAAGCCCGGCGGCCGTTCGCCGTTCGCCGTTCGCGAACTACCGCAGGACAGCCCGCGCAAGCTGTTCACGATGGGCTTCCTGACCAATCTGTTGAACCCGAAAGTGGCGGTGATGTACCTGTCGCTGCTGCCGCAGTTCCTGCATCCGGACGGCGAGGGCAGTGTGCTGATGCAGTCGATCGTGCTGGGCTCCACCCAGATCGCGGTGAGTGTGACCGTGAACGGCATGATTGCGCTGACCGCTGGCAGCATCGCCGGTTTCCTGGCCGCGCGCCCGACCTGGCAGGTGGTGCAGCGCTGGCTGATGGGCACGGTGCTGGCCGGGCTGGCGGTGCGCATGGCGGTGGAAGGGCGACGCTGA
- a CDS encoding NADH:flavin oxidoreductase/NADH oxidase, with protein MTQLFSPISFGPLTLSNRIVIAPMCQYSAEDGRASDWHAMHLGNLAQSGAGLLILEATAVEPRGRISWADLGLWDDGTEAALAQVLTSVRRWSPMPLGIQLGHAGRKASVKRPWDGGGQLPADDARGWSTVAPSPLPFHAGDPAPQELDEAGIAEVIAAFAASAVRAERLGFELIELHAAHGYLLHQFLSPLSNRRTDGYGGSLPNRLRLLVEVFDAVRAAVSDKVAVGVRISASDWVDGGWDLVQSEALAQVMDARGCNFLHVSSGGLDERQKITVGPGYQVPFAAAIKAKVRMPVIAVGMITEPEQAESILRHRHADAVALARGILYDPRWPWHAAAALRDSVEPAPQYLRCEPRDARGVFKAR; from the coding sequence GTGACCCAGCTGTTTTCGCCGATCTCGTTCGGCCCCCTGACCCTGTCCAACCGCATCGTCATCGCGCCGATGTGCCAGTACTCCGCCGAAGACGGCCGCGCCAGCGACTGGCACGCCATGCATCTGGGCAACCTGGCGCAGTCCGGTGCCGGCCTGCTGATCCTGGAAGCCACTGCCGTCGAACCGCGCGGCCGCATCAGCTGGGCCGACCTGGGCCTGTGGGACGACGGTACCGAAGCCGCACTGGCACAGGTGCTGACCAGTGTCCGCCGCTGGTCACCGATGCCGCTGGGCATCCAGCTCGGCCACGCCGGCCGCAAGGCCTCGGTGAAGCGCCCGTGGGACGGCGGCGGCCAGCTGCCAGCCGATGATGCGCGTGGCTGGTCCACCGTGGCGCCGTCGCCGCTGCCGTTCCATGCCGGCGATCCGGCACCGCAGGAACTGGACGAGGCCGGCATCGCCGAGGTCATCGCCGCCTTCGCCGCCAGTGCGGTGCGCGCCGAGCGCCTGGGCTTCGAGCTGATCGAGCTGCATGCCGCGCACGGCTATCTGCTGCACCAGTTCCTGTCGCCGCTGAGCAACCGCCGTACCGATGGCTACGGTGGCTCGCTGCCGAACCGCCTGCGCCTGCTGGTGGAAGTGTTCGATGCGGTGCGTGCAGCGGTGTCCGACAAGGTCGCCGTGGGCGTGCGCATTTCCGCCAGCGACTGGGTCGACGGCGGCTGGGATCTGGTGCAGAGCGAGGCGCTGGCGCAGGTGATGGACGCGCGCGGCTGCAACTTCCTGCACGTTTCCAGTGGTGGCCTGGACGAGCGCCAGAAGATCACCGTCGGCCCGGGTTACCAGGTGCCGTTCGCGGCAGCGATCAAGGCCAAGGTGCGCATGCCGGTCATCGCGGTGGGCATGATCACCGAGCCCGAGCAGGCCGAATCGATCCTGCGCCATCGCCACGCCGATGCCGTGGCCCTGGCGCGCGGCATTCTCTACGACCCGCGCTGGCCGTGGCATGCCGCCGCCGCATTGCGCGACAGCGTGGAACCGGCGCCGCAGTACCTGCGCTGCGAGCCGCGCGATGCGCGCGGCGTATTCAAGGCACGCTGA
- a CDS encoding acyl-CoA thioesterase, giving the protein MTPIPETVPPTEVRMAEIVFPNHTNHLGTLFGGQALAWMDKAAFLAAARYSRRTVVTARSDQVDFKLPIRIGQMVETIGRIVEVGRSSMKVEVELVAEDLHSGERKLCTRGHFVMIALDEEGHPIAVPPLPAA; this is encoded by the coding sequence ATGACCCCTATCCCCGAGACCGTGCCGCCCACCGAAGTGCGCATGGCCGAAATCGTCTTTCCCAACCACACCAACCACCTTGGCACCCTGTTCGGTGGCCAGGCGCTGGCGTGGATGGACAAGGCCGCCTTCCTGGCCGCCGCCCGTTACTCGCGCCGCACCGTGGTGACCGCGCGCAGCGACCAGGTCGACTTCAAGCTGCCGATCCGCATCGGCCAGATGGTCGAGACCATTGGCCGCATCGTCGAAGTCGGCCGCAGCTCGATGAAGGTGGAGGTGGAACTGGTCGCCGAGGACCTGCACAGCGGCGAGCGCAAGCTGTGTACCCGCGGCCACTTCGTGATGATCGCGCTGGACGAGGAAGGCCACCCGATCGCGGTACCGCCGCTGCCGGCGGCCTGA
- a CDS encoding NAD-dependent protein deacetylase, producing MTLPLTDFIDRAQRLFVLTGAGCSTASGIPDYRDADGQWKRTPPVTYQAFMGEAATRQRYWARSLLGWPRFGLARPNGTHQALAALESRGKLQVLLTQNVDGLHQRAGSHNVIDLHGRLDLVRCMGCERRSGREEFQQRLLDANPGWDALEAGIAPDGDADLETDFSAFVVPECPYCGGLLKPDVVFFGENVPRERVQAVQEHLQQADAVLVVGSSLMVYSGFRFVQAAAKAGLPVAALNRGRTRADDLLQFKDERDCAEALAAWASS from the coding sequence ATGACCCTGCCACTGACCGACTTCATCGACCGTGCCCAGCGCCTGTTCGTGCTGACCGGCGCCGGCTGCAGCACCGCCTCGGGCATTCCCGATTACCGGGATGCCGACGGCCAGTGGAAACGCACGCCGCCGGTGACCTACCAGGCCTTCATGGGCGAGGCGGCCACCCGCCAGCGCTACTGGGCGCGCAGCCTGCTCGGCTGGCCGCGCTTCGGCCTGGCCCGGCCCAACGGCACCCACCAGGCCCTGGCCGCGCTGGAAAGCCGAGGCAAGCTGCAGGTGCTGCTGACCCAGAACGTGGACGGCCTGCACCAGCGTGCCGGCAGCCACAACGTGATCGACCTGCATGGCCGCTTGGATCTGGTGCGCTGCATGGGTTGCGAGCGTCGCAGCGGCCGCGAGGAGTTCCAGCAGCGCCTGTTGGACGCCAATCCCGGCTGGGACGCGCTGGAGGCCGGCATCGCGCCCGATGGTGATGCCGATCTGGAGACCGATTTCTCCGCGTTCGTGGTGCCCGAGTGCCCGTATTGCGGCGGCCTGTTGAAGCCGGATGTGGTGTTCTTCGGCGAAAACGTGCCGCGGGAGCGCGTGCAGGCGGTGCAGGAGCACCTGCAGCAGGCCGACGCCGTGCTGGTGGTGGGTTCATCGCTGATGGTCTATTCCGGCTTCCGCTTCGTGCAGGCCGCAGCCAAGGCGGGGCTGCCGGTAGCCGCGTTGAACCGTGGCCGCACCCGCGCCGACGACCTGCTGCAGTTCAAGGATGAACGGGACTGCGCCGAGGCGCTGGCCGCGTGGGCCTCATCCTGA